In a single window of the Streptomyces sp. HUAS ZL42 genome:
- a CDS encoding F0F1 ATP synthase subunit delta encodes MNGASREALAAARERLDALTDSTSVDAGTLATELAAVTALLDREVSLRRVLTDPAQAGEAKAGLAQRLLGGQVSGESADLVSGMVRSRWSQSRDLVDALEELANTADLTAAQKAGALDDVEDELFRFGRIVSSNTELRAALTDRKAATSAKVELLRRLLGGRAAQGTERLVTRLVTAPRGRSLESGLESLSKLAAERRDRLVAVVTSAVPLSDTQKQRLGAALAKLYGRQMHLNIDVDPEVLGGIRVQVGDEVINGSLADRIEDAARRMAS; translated from the coding sequence ATGAACGGAGCGAGCCGCGAGGCCCTGGCAGCCGCACGCGAGCGTCTCGACGCGCTGACGGACTCCACGTCCGTCGACGCGGGCACGCTCGCCACCGAGCTGGCCGCCGTCACCGCGCTGCTCGACCGCGAGGTGTCGCTGCGTCGGGTCCTGACCGACCCGGCGCAGGCCGGTGAGGCCAAGGCCGGGCTGGCCCAGCGTCTGCTCGGCGGCCAGGTCAGCGGGGAGAGCGCCGACCTGGTGTCCGGGATGGTGCGTTCCCGCTGGTCGCAGTCGCGCGACCTGGTGGACGCCCTCGAGGAGCTGGCGAACACCGCCGACCTCACCGCCGCCCAGAAGGCCGGCGCGCTCGACGACGTCGAGGACGAGCTGTTCCGCTTCGGGCGCATCGTCTCCTCGAACACCGAGCTGCGTGCCGCGCTGACCGACCGCAAGGCCGCCACCTCGGCCAAGGTCGAGCTGCTGCGCCGGCTGCTCGGCGGCCGGGCCGCCCAGGGCACCGAGCGTCTGGTGACGCGCCTTGTGACCGCGCCGCGGGGACGTAGCCTGGAGTCGGGACTCGAGTCCCTGTCCAAGCTCGCCGCCGAGCGCCGGGACCGCCTGGTGGCCGTCGTCACGTCGGCGGTGCCGCTGAGCGACACGCAGAAGCAGCGCCTGGGCGCCGCCCTCGCGAAGCTCTACGGCCGCCAGATGCACCTCAACATCGACGTGGACCCCGAGGTCCTCGGCGGAATCCGGGTGCAGGTCGGCGACGAGGTGATCAACGGTTCCCTCGCGGACCGCATCGAGGACGCCGCCCGCCGCATGGCGAGCTAG
- the rpmE gene encoding 50S ribosomal protein L31: MKRDIHPAYVETQVSCTCGASFTTRSTIESGTIRAEVCSECHPFYTGKQKILDTGGRVARFEARFGKAAGSKK; encoded by the coding sequence TTGAAGCGCGACATCCACCCCGCGTACGTCGAGACGCAGGTCAGCTGCACCTGCGGCGCGTCGTTCACCACCCGTAGCACCATCGAGTCCGGCACCATCCGGGCCGAGGTCTGCTCCGAGTGCCACCCGTTCTACACGGGTAAGCAGAAGATCCTCGACACCGGTGGCCGTGTGGCCCGCTTCGAGGCCCGCTTCGGCAAGGCTGCCGGCTCCAAGAAGTAG
- a CDS encoding LCP family protein codes for MSAESTPEPGTPGETGTTGPRHRAKGRRRKPRDRRKGLMITAWTAAGVLVLGGTGAGYVYFKLNGNIKSVDIDQALGTDRPTKADNGSENILVLGSDTRSGRNKALGGGTDDGSARSDTAMIVHVYEGHKKASVVSIPRDTLIDRPECSDTKGDTHDAADDVMFNSAYSTGGAACAVKTVESLTGVRMDHYLEVDFAGFQKLVDELGGVTVTTSKDIKDSDSHLNLKAGTHKLDGEQALGLVRTRHGVGDGSDLGRIQLQQAFIKALLDQIKSINLFGNPKKLYDLADTATKAVTTDSDLGSVNSLMSFANGLKGIGSSNMTMVTMPVRYDPANPNRVIIEKTKAQQVWTALKNDQAIPRTATEGNAAGEAAGVVTSS; via the coding sequence ATGTCCGCCGAGAGCACGCCGGAGCCCGGCACACCGGGCGAGACCGGCACCACCGGCCCGCGCCACCGCGCCAAGGGCCGTCGCCGCAAGCCCCGTGACAGGCGCAAGGGTCTGATGATCACTGCCTGGACCGCGGCGGGCGTCCTCGTGCTGGGCGGCACCGGAGCCGGGTACGTGTACTTCAAGCTCAACGGCAACATCAAGAGCGTCGACATCGACCAGGCCCTCGGCACCGACCGGCCGACGAAGGCCGACAACGGCTCCGAGAACATCCTCGTCCTCGGCTCGGACACCCGCTCCGGCAGGAACAAGGCGCTCGGTGGCGGCACCGACGACGGCAGCGCCCGCTCCGACACGGCGATGATCGTGCACGTCTACGAGGGCCACAAGAAGGCCAGCGTGGTCTCCATACCGCGCGACACCCTCATCGACCGCCCCGAGTGCTCCGACACCAAGGGCGACACGCACGACGCCGCGGACGACGTGATGTTCAACTCCGCCTACTCCACCGGCGGCGCCGCCTGCGCGGTGAAGACGGTCGAGTCCCTCACCGGCGTCCGCATGGACCACTACCTCGAGGTCGACTTCGCCGGCTTCCAGAAACTCGTCGACGAGCTCGGCGGTGTCACGGTCACCACGAGCAAGGACATCAAGGACTCCGACAGCCACCTGAACCTGAAGGCCGGCACCCACAAGCTGGACGGCGAGCAGGCACTCGGCCTGGTCCGCACCCGGCACGGCGTCGGTGACGGCTCAGACCTCGGCCGCATCCAGCTCCAGCAGGCCTTCATCAAGGCGCTCCTCGACCAGATCAAGAGCATCAACCTCTTCGGCAACCCCAAGAAGCTGTACGACCTCGCCGACACCGCCACCAAGGCCGTGACGACCGACTCGGACCTCGGCTCGGTGAACTCCCTCATGTCCTTCGCAAACGGTCTCAAGGGCATCGGCTCCTCGAACATGACCATGGTCACGATGCCGGTCCGGTACGACCCGGCGAACCCGAACCGCGTGATCATCGAAAAGACGAAGGCCCAGCAGGTGTGGACCGCCCTCAAGAACGACCAGGCGATCCCCAGGACGGCCACGGAGGGCAACGCGGCGGGCGAGGCGGCAGGTGTCGTGACGTCGTCGTAG
- a CDS encoding L-threonylcarbamoyladenylate synthase, translated as MARRYDTNDATDRVTGLREAASAVRRGELVVLPTDTVYGIGADAFSKEAVGDLLEAKGRGRNMPTPVLIGSPNTLHGLVTDFSELAWELVDAFWPGALTLVAKHQPSLQWDLGDTRGTVAVRMPLHPVAIELLTEVGPMAVSSANLTGHPAPEDCDAAQEMLGDSVSVYLDGGPTPGNVPSSIVDVTREVPRLLREGAISADELRKVVPDLEVAS; from the coding sequence ATGGCTCGGCGATACGACACCAACGACGCGACCGACCGTGTGACCGGCCTGCGCGAGGCCGCGTCCGCCGTCCGCCGCGGCGAGCTGGTGGTCCTCCCCACCGACACGGTGTACGGCATCGGCGCCGACGCGTTCTCCAAGGAGGCCGTCGGCGACCTGCTCGAGGCCAAGGGCCGCGGCCGCAACATGCCCACGCCCGTCCTCATCGGCTCCCCGAACACCCTGCACGGCCTGGTCACGGACTTCTCCGAGCTGGCCTGGGAACTGGTCGACGCCTTCTGGCCGGGAGCGCTCACACTCGTCGCCAAGCACCAGCCGTCCCTGCAGTGGGACCTGGGGGACACCCGGGGCACGGTTGCCGTGCGCATGCCGCTTCACCCGGTCGCCATCGAACTGCTGACGGAGGTCGGCCCGATGGCGGTCTCCTCCGCGAACCTCACGGGCCACCCGGCACCGGAGGACTGCGACGCCGCGCAGGAGATGCTCGGCGACTCCGTCTCCGTCTACCTGGACGGCGGCCCGACCCCCGGCAACGTCCCCTCGTCGATCGTCGACGTCACCCGCGAGGTGCCGCGGCTGCTGCGCGAGGGAGCAATCTCGGCCGACGAGCTGCGGAAGGTCGTACCCGACCTCGAGGTGGCCAGTTGA
- the atpB gene encoding F0F1 ATP synthase subunit A, which translates to MSDNGCGFPAPGLHSFLFQPIATIGGFEFNKVMLLALITTLLVVTFFWAAFGKAKVVPGKLQMIGEAGYDFVRRGIVYETLGKREGEKYVPLMVSLFFFIWIMNIWSVIPIAQFPVSSIIAFPVVLAAIVYITWMTLTFKKHGFVGGIKNLTGYDKELGAVLPLVVVIEFFSNTLVRPFTHAVRLFANMFAGHLMLVMFTVASWYLLNSWMIPAAGVSFVMTVVMILFELFVQAVQAYVFVLLACSYIQGALAEHH; encoded by the coding sequence CTGTCCGACAACGGCTGTGGCTTCCCGGCTCCGGGCCTGCACTCGTTCCTCTTCCAGCCGATCGCCACGATCGGCGGGTTCGAGTTCAACAAGGTGATGCTGCTCGCGCTCATCACCACCCTCCTGGTCGTCACCTTCTTCTGGGCGGCGTTCGGCAAGGCCAAGGTGGTCCCGGGCAAGCTGCAGATGATCGGCGAGGCCGGCTACGACTTCGTACGCCGCGGCATCGTCTACGAGACCCTCGGAAAGCGCGAGGGCGAGAAGTACGTCCCGCTCATGGTCTCGCTCTTCTTCTTCATCTGGATCATGAACATCTGGTCCGTGATCCCGATCGCCCAGTTCCCGGTGTCGTCGATCATCGCCTTCCCCGTCGTGCTGGCCGCGATCGTCTACATCACGTGGATGACGCTGACGTTCAAGAAGCACGGCTTCGTCGGCGGAATCAAGAACCTCACCGGCTACGACAAGGAACTCGGCGCGGTCCTCCCGCTCGTGGTGGTGATCGAGTTCTTCTCGAACACCCTGGTCCGGCCCTTCACGCACGCGGTGCGACTGTTCGCCAACATGTTCGCCGGCCACCTGATGCTGGTCATGTTCACCGTCGCCTCCTGGTACCTGCTGAACAGCTGGATGATCCCGGCGGCCGGCGTCTCCTTCGTCATGACCGTGGTCATGATCCTCTTCGAGCTCTTCGTGCAGGCGGTCCAGGCGTACGTCTTCGTGCTCCTCGCCTGCTCGTACATTCAGGGCGCTCTCGCCGAGCACCACTGA
- a CDS encoding F0F1 ATP synthase subunit B, whose protein sequence is MIANLVQLAAEEEQNPLLPPGPELLVGTIAFAIVFFFFWKKLLPNINKVLEERRTAIEGGIEEAEAMKVEAQSVLEQYKAQLAEARHEAARLRQEAQEQGAALIAEMRAEGQRQREEIVAAGHSQIEADRKAAASALRQDVGKLATELAGKLVGESLEDHARQSRVIDRFLDELEEKAEAAR, encoded by the coding sequence GTGATCGCCAACCTGGTACAGCTGGCGGCCGAGGAAGAGCAGAACCCGCTGCTTCCTCCGGGCCCCGAGCTGCTCGTCGGCACCATCGCCTTCGCCATCGTGTTCTTCTTCTTCTGGAAGAAGCTGCTTCCGAACATCAACAAGGTTCTGGAAGAGCGTCGTACGGCGATCGAAGGCGGTATCGAAGAGGCCGAGGCCATGAAGGTCGAGGCCCAGAGCGTCCTTGAGCAGTACAAGGCCCAGCTCGCCGAGGCCCGGCACGAGGCCGCGCGTCTGCGCCAGGAGGCGCAGGAGCAGGGTGCCGCCCTCATCGCCGAGATGCGTGCCGAGGGCCAGCGGCAGCGCGAGGAGATCGTCGCCGCCGGCCACTCGCAGATCGAGGCCGACCGCAAGGCCGCCGCGTCCGCGCTGCGTCAGGACGTCGGCAAGCTCGCCACCGAGCTGGCCGGCAAGCTCGTCGGCGAGTCCCTCGAGGACCACGCCCGGCAGAGCCGCGTCATCGACCGCTTCCTCGACGAGCTCGAGGAGAAGGCCGAGGCCGCGCGATGA
- a CDS encoding protein-tyrosine-phosphatase, translating into MTAPDAGRGIGNGESAAEITTTFVGLPRDSFRILHVSTGNVCRSPITERLTRHFVKQRLGVLGGGLIVESAGTWGHEGAPMEANAETVLADFGADASGFVGRELLDEHVIMADLVLTATRDHRAQVISMGHSAGLRTFTLKEFTRLVRAIDPATLPPLEDGVVARARALVRAAAALRGWLLAPTAEADEVYDPYGAPLTFFRSIGDEIHQALDPVVTALTGVPARM; encoded by the coding sequence TTGACAGCCCCTGACGCGGGGCGTGGCATAGGCAACGGGGAAAGTGCAGCGGAGATCACGACGACATTCGTCGGGCTTCCGCGCGACAGCTTCCGCATCCTCCACGTCAGCACCGGCAACGTGTGCCGCTCGCCCATCACGGAGCGGCTGACCCGGCATTTCGTGAAACAGCGGCTCGGCGTCCTCGGTGGCGGGCTCATCGTGGAGAGCGCGGGCACCTGGGGTCACGAGGGCGCGCCCATGGAGGCCAACGCGGAGACCGTGCTGGCCGACTTCGGCGCGGACGCGTCCGGCTTCGTGGGGCGGGAACTGCTGGACGAACACGTCATCATGGCGGACCTGGTGCTGACCGCTACGCGGGATCACCGCGCGCAGGTCATCTCCATGGGGCACTCGGCGGGGCTTCGCACGTTCACGCTGAAGGAGTTCACGCGGCTCGTGCGGGCGATAGACCCGGCGACCCTCCCTCCGCTGGAGGACGGGGTGGTCGCGCGTGCGCGTGCGCTGGTGCGGGCTGCGGCGGCTCTACGCGGGTGGCTGCTGGCGCCCACGGCGGAGGCGGACGAGGTGTACGACCCGTACGGGGCGCCGTTGACGTTCTTCCGGTCGATCGGGGACGAGATACATCAGGCGCTGGATCCCGTGGTGACCGCGCTCACCGGGGTGCCCGCGCGGATGTAG
- the prmC gene encoding peptide chain release factor N(5)-glutamine methyltransferase: MLLAEVAQATQRLADAGVPSPRNDAEELAAFVHGVKRGQLHSVKDSDFDARYWEVIARREQREPLQHITGRAFFRYLELQVGPGVFVPRPETESVVGWAIDAVRAMDVVEPCIVDLCTGSGAIALALAQEVPRSRVHAVELSEDALAWTRKNMEGSRVDLRQGNALDAFRDLDGQVDLVISNPPYIPLTEWEYVAPEARDYDPDMALFSGEDGLDLIRGLERTAHRLLRPGGVVVIEHADTQGGQVPWIFTEERGWADAADHPDLNNRPRFATARKALP; encoded by the coding sequence GTGCTGCTCGCGGAGGTGGCCCAGGCCACCCAGCGGCTGGCCGACGCCGGCGTGCCCTCGCCGCGCAACGACGCGGAGGAGCTCGCCGCGTTCGTGCACGGCGTGAAGCGGGGCCAGTTGCACTCCGTGAAGGACTCGGACTTCGACGCCCGGTACTGGGAGGTCATCGCCCGCCGTGAGCAGCGCGAGCCGCTGCAGCACATCACCGGGCGCGCCTTCTTCCGCTACCTGGAACTCCAGGTCGGGCCCGGGGTGTTCGTGCCGCGCCCCGAGACCGAGTCCGTGGTCGGCTGGGCCATAGACGCGGTGCGCGCCATGGACGTCGTGGAACCCTGCATCGTCGACCTGTGCACCGGCTCGGGTGCCATCGCGCTCGCGCTCGCCCAGGAGGTCCCGCGCTCCCGCGTGCACGCCGTGGAGCTGTCCGAGGACGCCCTGGCATGGACCCGCAAGAACATGGAGGGGTCCAGGGTCGACCTCCGCCAGGGCAACGCCCTGGACGCCTTCCGCGACCTCGACGGCCAGGTCGACCTGGTCATCTCCAACCCGCCCTACATCCCGCTCACCGAATGGGAGTACGTCGCTCCCGAGGCGCGGGACTACGACCCCGACATGGCGCTGTTCTCCGGCGAGGACGGCCTCGACCTGATCCGCGGCCTGGAACGCACCGCACACCGTCTCCTGCGCCCCGGTGGCGTCGTTGTCATCGAGCACGCCGACACCCAGGGCGGTCAAGTGCCGTGGATCTTCACCGAGGAGCGGGGCTGGGCCGACGCGGCCGACCACCCCGACCTCAACAACCGCCCGCGCTTCGCCACGGCCCGCAAGGCGCTGCCGTGA
- a CDS encoding MraY family glycosyltransferase: MREYLLTLCITAAVTYLLTGPVRKFAIVAGAMPEIRARDVHREPTPRLGGIAMFFGLCAGLLVADHLTNLSQVFTTSNEPRALLSGAALIWLIGVLDDKFEIDALIKLGAQMIAAGVMVMQGLTILWLPIPTVGSVALTQWQGTLLTVALVVITINAVNFVDGLDGLAAGMVCIAAAAFFLYAYRIWYSYGIEAAAPATLFSAILMGMCLGFLPHNMHPARIFMGDSGSMLIGLVLAAGAISITGQIDPDALNLYAGSEKAAVHQTVPVYIPLLLPLTIIAIPAADLILAIVRRTWRGQSPFAADRGHLHHRLLEIGHSHSRAVLIMYFWSALIAFGALAYSVNSASMWIVLGIVILSAIGLVLLLLPRFTPRAPRWAEGFVPPRYRRRRAVDEPALGPAAIVDEPAPAEEERRTPVVAGVAGVNGATAIGPRSRFPDRRNAGTRR, translated from the coding sequence GTGCGTGAATACCTGCTGACGCTCTGCATCACGGCCGCGGTGACGTATCTGCTGACAGGGCCGGTACGGAAGTTCGCGATCGTGGCCGGGGCGATGCCGGAGATCCGGGCGCGCGACGTGCACCGGGAACCAACTCCGCGCCTCGGCGGGATCGCGATGTTCTTCGGCCTGTGCGCGGGCCTGCTGGTCGCGGACCACCTCACCAACCTCAGCCAGGTCTTCACCACGTCCAACGAGCCGCGGGCGCTGCTGTCCGGCGCCGCCCTGATCTGGCTGATCGGCGTCCTGGACGACAAGTTCGAGATCGACGCGCTGATCAAGCTGGGCGCCCAGATGATCGCCGCCGGCGTCATGGTCATGCAGGGTCTGACGATCCTGTGGCTGCCGATCCCGACCGTCGGCTCGGTGGCGCTGACTCAGTGGCAGGGCACGCTGCTGACGGTCGCGCTCGTCGTCATCACGATCAACGCGGTCAACTTCGTCGACGGCCTCGACGGCCTCGCGGCCGGCATGGTGTGCATCGCGGCGGCGGCGTTCTTCCTGTACGCCTACCGGATCTGGTACTCGTACGGCATCGAGGCCGCCGCCCCCGCCACTCTCTTCTCGGCGATCCTGATGGGCATGTGCCTGGGCTTCCTGCCGCACAACATGCATCCCGCGCGGATCTTCATGGGCGACTCGGGCTCGATGCTGATCGGCCTGGTGCTGGCCGCGGGCGCCATCTCGATCACCGGCCAGATCGATCCGGACGCGCTCAACCTGTACGCGGGCTCCGAGAAGGCGGCCGTGCATCAGACGGTTCCCGTCTACATCCCGCTGCTGCTGCCGTTGACGATCATCGCGATCCCGGCCGCGGACCTGATCCTCGCGATCGTGCGCCGTACCTGGCGCGGCCAGTCGCCGTTCGCCGCGGACCGAGGGCATCTGCACCACCGGCTCCTGGAGATCGGGCACTCGCACAGCCGGGCGGTGCTGATCATGTACTTCTGGTCGGCACTGATCGCGTTCGGGGCGCTCGCCTACTCCGTGAACTCGGCGTCCATGTGGATCGTGCTCGGCATCGTGATCCTCAGTGCCATCGGTCTCGTGCTGCTTCTGCTGCCGCGGTTCACGCCGCGCGCCCCGCGCTGGGCCGAGGGCTTCGTGCCGCCGCGCTACCGCCGTCGCCGGGCGGTCGACGAGCCCGCCCTTGGGCCGGCGGCGATCGTCGACGAGCCGGCGCCGGCGGAGGAGGAGCGCCGCACTCCGGTTGTTGCGGGTGTGGCGGGAGTCAACGGAGCGACCGCCATCGGCCCCCGTTCGCGCTTTCCGGACCGGCGGAACGCCGGAACGCGGCGCTGA
- the glyA gene encoding serine hydroxymethyltransferase, with protein sequence MSVTHTVEADVLRRQDPELAEILFGEVERQSTTLQLIAAENFTSPAVLAALGSPLANKYAEGYPGARHHGGCEIVDVAESIAVERAMRLFGAEHANVQSHSGSSAVLAAYAALLRPGDTVLALGLPYGGHLTHGSPANFSGRWFDFVPYGVDAETGLIDHDQVRALARTHRPKAIVCGSIAYPRHIDYAFFRDVADEVGAYLIADAAHPIGLVAGGAAPNPVPYADVVCATTHKVLRGPRGGMILCGSSELAERVDRAVFPFTQGGAQMHTIAAKAVAFGEAATPAFAAYAHQVVANARVLAAGLAAEGLVVTTGGTDTHLITADTVPLGVDGRTARGRLAAAGMVLDCCALPHGDARGLRLGTAAVTTQGMGEEEMRLIAALLAGVLRDEVDGKKAREEVRELTGRFPPYPR encoded by the coding sequence ATGTCGGTCACCCACACTGTCGAGGCCGATGTCCTGCGGCGGCAGGACCCCGAGCTCGCCGAGATCCTGTTCGGGGAGGTGGAGCGGCAGTCGACGACGCTGCAGTTGATCGCCGCCGAGAACTTCACCTCGCCGGCCGTGCTTGCCGCGCTCGGCTCGCCGCTCGCGAACAAGTACGCGGAGGGCTATCCGGGCGCACGGCACCACGGGGGCTGCGAGATCGTCGACGTCGCCGAGAGCATCGCCGTGGAGCGGGCGATGAGGCTGTTCGGGGCCGAGCACGCCAATGTGCAGTCGCACTCCGGCTCGTCGGCCGTGCTCGCCGCGTACGCCGCCCTGCTGCGGCCCGGCGACACCGTCCTCGCCCTGGGGCTGCCGTACGGCGGTCACCTCACGCACGGCTCGCCCGCGAACTTCTCCGGACGCTGGTTCGACTTCGTCCCCTACGGAGTGGACGCGGAGACCGGGTTGATCGACCACGACCAGGTCCGCGCACTCGCCCGTACGCACCGGCCCAAGGCGATCGTGTGCGGGTCGATCGCCTATCCGCGCCACATCGACTACGCCTTCTTCCGGGACGTGGCCGACGAGGTCGGCGCGTATCTCATCGCCGACGCCGCCCATCCCATCGGGCTCGTCGCCGGGGGAGCGGCGCCGAATCCGGTGCCGTACGCCGACGTCGTCTGTGCCACCACCCACAAGGTGCTGCGCGGGCCGCGCGGCGGCATGATCCTCTGCGGCTCCTCCGAACTGGCCGAACGCGTGGACCGGGCCGTCTTCCCCTTCACCCAGGGCGGCGCGCAGATGCACACCATCGCCGCGAAGGCCGTCGCCTTCGGCGAGGCGGCAACACCGGCGTTCGCCGCGTACGCCCATCAGGTGGTCGCCAACGCGAGGGTCCTGGCGGCCGGTCTCGCCGCGGAAGGGCTGGTCGTCACCACCGGCGGGACCGACACCCACCTCATCACCGCCGACACCGTGCCGCTCGGCGTCGACGGACGCACCGCCCGCGGCCGGCTCGCCGCCGCCGGCATGGTCCTGGACTGCTGCGCGCTGCCGCACGGCGACGCCCGTGGCCTGCGGCTCGGAACGGCGGCGGTCACCACGCAGGGCATGGGAGAGGAGGAGATGCGGCTGATCGCGGCGCTGCTCGCGGGGGTGCTGCGGGACGAGGTCGACGGCAAGAAGGCCCGCGAGGAGGTACGGGAGCTGACCGGCCGGTTTCCGCCCTATCCCCGCTGA
- the prfA gene encoding peptide chain release factor 1 — protein MFEAVEELVGEHADLETKLADPSVHADQANARRLNKRYAELTPIVATFRSWKQTGDDIDTARELAADDPDFAAEVKDLEKQREELTEKLRFLLIPRDPSDDKDVILEIKAGAGGDESALFAGDLLRMYLRYAERVGWKTEIIDATESELGGYKDVQVAVKARGQTEPGQGVWARLKYEGGVHRVQRVPATESQGRIHTSAAGVLVTPEAEEVDVEINPNDLRIDVYRSSGPGGQSVNTTDSAVRITHIPTGVVASCQNEKSQLQNKEQAMRILRSRLLAMAQEEAEREAADARRSQVRTVDRSEKIRTYNFPENRISDHRVGFKAYNLDQVLDGDLDAVIQACVDADSAAKLAAA, from the coding sequence ATGTTCGAGGCCGTCGAGGAACTCGTCGGTGAGCACGCCGACCTGGAGACGAAGCTCGCCGACCCGTCGGTCCACGCCGACCAGGCCAACGCGCGCAGGCTGAACAAGCGGTACGCCGAGCTCACCCCGATCGTCGCCACGTTCCGCTCCTGGAAGCAGACCGGCGACGACATCGACACCGCGCGCGAACTCGCCGCCGACGACCCCGACTTCGCGGCCGAGGTCAAGGATCTGGAGAAGCAGCGCGAGGAACTGACCGAGAAGCTGCGCTTCCTGCTCATCCCGCGGGACCCCAGCGACGACAAGGACGTCATCCTCGAGATCAAGGCGGGCGCGGGCGGCGACGAGTCGGCCCTGTTCGCCGGCGACCTGCTGCGCATGTACCTGCGGTACGCCGAGCGCGTCGGCTGGAAGACCGAGATCATCGACGCCACCGAGTCCGAGCTGGGCGGCTACAAGGACGTCCAGGTCGCGGTGAAGGCCAGGGGGCAGACCGAGCCCGGGCAGGGCGTGTGGGCGCGTCTGAAGTACGAGGGCGGCGTGCACCGCGTGCAGCGCGTGCCGGCGACGGAGTCCCAGGGCCGTATCCACACGTCCGCGGCGGGTGTCCTCGTCACGCCGGAGGCGGAGGAGGTCGACGTCGAGATCAATCCCAACGACCTCCGCATCGACGTGTACCGTTCCTCCGGTCCCGGCGGCCAGTCCGTCAACACCACCGACTCCGCCGTGCGCATCACGCACATCCCGACCGGAGTCGTCGCCTCCTGCCAGAACGAGAAGAGCCAGCTGCAGAACAAGGAGCAGGCGATGCGTATCCTGCGCTCCAGGCTGCTCGCCATGGCGCAGGAGGAGGCGGAGAGGGAGGCCGCCGACGCCCGCCGCAGCCAGGTCCGTACCGTCGACCGCTCCGAGAAGATCCGCACGTACAACTTCCCGGAGAACCGCATCTCGGACCACCGCGTCGGCTTCAAGGCGTACAACCTGGACCAGGTTCTGGACGGCGACCTCGACGCGGTGATCCAGGCCTGCGTCGACGCCGACTCTGCGGCGAAGCTGGCAGCCGCGTAA